From Choristoneura fumiferana chromosome 7, NRCan_CFum_1, whole genome shotgun sequence, the proteins below share one genomic window:
- the LOC141429585 gene encoding uncharacterized protein, with amino-acid sequence MRVVGLISGGKDSCYNMMQCVGAGHTLVALANLQPQLKDELDSYMYQTVGHQGIELYSEAMDLPLYREVISGTAVEQGKNYKPTDNDEVEDLFRLLSRVKNEMAIEAVAVGAILSDYQRIRVENVCRRLGLVSLAYLWRRNQKELLQEMISSHVEAIIIKVAALGLDPKVHLGMPIREIQPHLLVMQEKYGLNICGEGGEYETFTLDCPLFKKRLVIDETELIVCSDDSVAPVGYLNLKLHLEPKSTENIVNLPPTIKNALDFVNDLSDTVFSDLSDIELSETELESIEKLEKEEKKKHKELNPLLNTEESVDVTEHNNSTESIGYTYDQMHNQSEIQPVLDHSCIYGNSHGWYYIGGIVGEGVDTAVATRDAMKKLINLLDSQSMCLEDICSVNIYMRDMGEYAALNEVYVETFSFVNPPTRVCVQCPLPSDVGLILDAVAHKASCNHSENDCCNGKERVTMHVQGISHWAPANIGPYSQAIKVGEVIGTCGQIALVPGTMTLAEGGARRQCALALRHLTRVVRAVHPRAHIRSVVQSVCYMTHGGIAGEARRQLERRTAGAIVQYAVVGALPRGAAVEWHAWAHTDNNRFDYEETGCNVGDYKVAITRRWNYENTVAAFVCYVATGSSPSTCQLSFPSEEACVSHRALAAQMSCEDIEAVLEYALKKLLNDCEERQPMPAVKMRIFYQVWSAPPMARILEASRRVRARVCGRAAVTAVPVLALHNAFTFLSVSGLRFDE; translated from the exons ATGAGGGTGGTGGGTTTGATCAGTGGGGGTAAGGACAGCTGCTACAACATGATGCAGTGTGTCGGCGCCGGTCACACTCTCGTGGCATTGGCAAATCTGCAGCCGCAATTGAAAG atgAGTTGGACAGCTACATGTACCAAACAGTGGGGCATCAGGGCATTGAACTCTACTCTGAAGCCATGGATCTACCACTCTATAGAGAGGTGATCTCTGGTACTGCAGTGGAGCAGGGAAAGAACTATAAGCCCACTGACAATGATGAGGTTGAAGATCTTTTCAGGCTGCTTTCTAGGGTCAAG aatGAAATGGCAATAGAGGCTGTTGCTGTTGGTGCCATTCTGTCAGACTACCAAAGAATACGAGTTGAAAATGT GTGTCGAAGGTTAGGTCTAGTGTCGCTCGCGTATTTATGGAGGAGGAACCAAAAGGAACTATTACAGGAAATGATATCAAGCCATGTAGAAGCCATTATTATTAAG GTGGCAGCACTGGGGTTGGATCCCAAGGTGCACTTGGGCATGCCAATCCGCGAGATCCAGCCGCATTTGCTGGTAATGCAGGAGAAGTATGGTCTGAACATCTGCGGTGAGGGAGGGGAGTATGAGACGTTCACACTGGACTGTCCACTGTTCAAGAAACGACTGGTCAT TGATGAAACAGAATTGATAGTATGCTCAGACGACTCCGTCGCGCCGGTAGGTtacttaaacttaaaactaCACTTGGAACCAAAAAGCACAGAAAACATTGTCAATCTACCTCCCACTATCAAAAACGCATTAGACTTCGTAAACGACTTGAGCGACACAGTGTTTAGCGACCTAAGCGACATCGAACTGAGCGAGACGGAGCTAGAATCTATTGAGAAGTTAGAGAAAGAGGAGAAAAAGAAGCACAAAGAACTGAATCCATTGCTCAACACTGAAGAATCTGTAGACGTTACTGAACATAACAATAGCACTGAAAGTATAGGTTATACTTATGATCAAATGCACAATCAGAGTGAAATACAGCCCGTGTTAGATCACAGCTGTATATACGGGAACAGTCACGGTTGGTACTACATTGGAGGTATAGTTGGAGAAGGCGTGGATACGGCTGTGGCTACGAGGGACGCTATGAAGAAACTCATTA ACTTGCTTGACTCGCAGTCAATGTGTCTAGAAGACATATGCTCGGTGAACATTTACATGCGGGACATGGGTGAATACGCGGCGCTGAATGAGGTCTACGTTGAGACATTTAGCTTTGTCAACCCGCCGACCAGGGTTTGCGTGCAGTGCCCGCTGCCGAGCGACGTGGGACTCATATTGGATGCT GTAGCGCATAAGGCGAGCTGCAATCACTCTGAGAACGACTGTTGCAACGGCAAGGAGCGAGTGACAATGCACGTCCAGGGTATCTCTCACTGGGCGCCGGCCAACATAGGACCTTATAGCCAAGCCATCAAG GTGGGCGAGGTGATCGGTACGTGCGGGCAGATCGCGTTGGTGCCCGGGACTATGACGCTGGCggagggcggcgcgcggcggcagtGCGCGCTGGCGTTGCGCCATCTGACGCGCGTCGTGCGCGCCGTGCACCCGCGCGCGCACATCCGCAGCGTCGTGCAG AGCGTGTGCTACATGACGCACGGCGGCATCGCGGGCGAGGCGCGGCGCCAGCTAGAGCGGCGCACTGCGGGCGCCATCGTGCAATACGCGGTGGTGGGCGCCCTGCCGCGCGGCGCCGCCGTCGAGTGGCACGCCTGGGCGCATACTGACAACAACCGTTTCGACT ACGAGGAAACGGGTTGCAACGTCGGCGACTACAAAGTGGCGATCACCAGACGATGGAACTACGAAAACACCGTCGCCGCGTTCGTGTGTTATGTTGCCACAG gttCGTCCCCTTCAACTTGCCAGCTCTCATTTCCGAGTGAGGAAGCGTGCGTATCACACCGCGCGTTGGCGGCTCAGATGTCGTGCGAAGACATAGAGGCGGTGCTCGAATATGCTCTGAAGAAACTGCTCAATGACTGCGAGGAGCGGCAGCCTATGCCTGCCGTCAAGATGAGGATATTTTATCAG GTGTGGAGCGCCCCGCCGATGGCGCGCATCCTGGAGGCGTCGcggcgcgtgcgcgcgcgcgtgtgCGGCCGCGCGGCCGTCACCGCGGTGCCGGTGCTTGCGCTCCACAACGCGTTCACTTTCCTCTCAGTCAGCGGGCTGCGGTTCGACGAGTGA